One Thermanaerothrix sp. genomic window carries:
- the nadD gene encoding nicotinate-nucleotide adenylyltransferase, producing MDRLDNDADLSRPEYVRGTGLRIGVMGGTFDPIHYGHLLAAEEARSRIGLSEVVFVPTGHPPHKDASRISSPEDRFKMTSLAVAGNGSFKVSRIEIDTPGPHHTVDTILALKTYYSQDVSFYFITGLDSMLQLLTWKEPFVLASLCTLVAVSRPGYNVNKLLDLPEQIQKSILPLEIPLLAISSTDIRRRLREGLSIRYLTPDGVINYILSNRLYI from the coding sequence ATGGACAGGTTAGATAACGATGCGGATCTATCAAGGCCGGAATATGTAAGAGGGACAGGACTTAGAATAGGCGTAATGGGTGGGACGTTCGATCCCATCCATTACGGCCATTTATTGGCGGCGGAGGAGGCCCGATCCAGGATAGGTCTTAGCGAGGTGGTGTTCGTTCCCACCGGGCACCCACCTCACAAGGATGCAAGCCGCATATCTTCACCGGAGGATAGGTTTAAGATGACTTCCCTGGCGGTGGCGGGAAATGGCAGCTTCAAGGTGTCCAGGATAGAGATAGATACGCCTGGTCCCCATCATACAGTTGACACCATCTTGGCTCTTAAAACTTATTATTCCCAGGATGTCTCTTTCTATTTCATAACCGGTTTGGATTCTATGCTTCAACTTCTGACATGGAAAGAGCCTTTTGTCTTGGCATCGCTTTGCACTTTGGTTGCGGTGAGCAGACCGGGGTATAATGTGAATAAGCTTCTGGACTTGCCGGAACAAATCCAGAAGTCCATATTGCCTTTGGAGATCCCGTTGCTTGCCATATCCAGCACGGACATAAGAAGAAGGCTCAGGGAGGGCTTGAGCATAAGGTATCTCACGCCTGACGGCGTCATAAACTACATATTATCCAACAGGCTTTACATCTAA
- a CDS encoding phosphoglycerate kinase has product MPKIRTFSADRVRGKKVFLRVDFNVPMKDGKVSDDIRIRAHLKTIQALKDAGATVCMASHLGRPKGKRNMEFSLGPVRDELVRLTGWSVKMAEDCVGGAVAEALSSLKEGEMLLLENLRFHPEEEKNAPEFAKKLAEPFDVFVMDAFSAAHRAHASTRGVADHLETYAGYLIEEEIAALSKVRDNPDSPFVLILGGAKVSDKIGVIDNMLDKVQSILIGGGMAFTFLKAKGIEIGRSLCEEDKLDFAREMMNKAAEKGISMVLPVDVVAAQEVKDGVPSMVVPSDAIPADHMGLDIGPESVKNFAKVIEGARTILWNGPMGVFEISAFASGTKGVADAIAKAVQNGSTSVVGGGDSAAAVAAFGMEDKVGHVSTGGGASLEFFEGKVLPGVEILLD; this is encoded by the coding sequence ATGCCTAAGATAAGGACCTTTTCCGCTGATCGTGTGAGGGGGAAGAAGGTCTTCCTTCGCGTGGACTTTAACGTCCCGATGAAGGATGGCAAGGTTTCAGACGATATCCGTATCAGGGCCCATCTTAAGACCATCCAGGCTCTTAAAGACGCGGGAGCGACGGTCTGCATGGCCTCCCATCTTGGAAGGCCAAAGGGTAAGAGGAACATGGAGTTTTCCTTGGGGCCCGTGAGGGATGAGTTAGTTAGGCTTACCGGCTGGAGCGTCAAGATGGCGGAGGACTGTGTAGGGGGGGCGGTGGCAGAGGCGCTAAGCTCCCTCAAGGAGGGGGAAATGCTTCTGCTGGAGAACCTTCGGTTCCACCCAGAGGAGGAGAAGAACGCCCCGGAGTTTGCTAAGAAGCTTGCGGAGCCCTTCGACGTGTTCGTGATGGATGCTTTCAGCGCCGCCCACCGGGCCCATGCGTCCACAAGGGGTGTTGCGGATCACCTTGAGACATACGCTGGGTACTTGATCGAGGAGGAGATAGCGGCCCTCAGCAAGGTGAGGGACAACCCGGATTCCCCCTTTGTGCTCATCTTGGGCGGGGCAAAGGTATCCGACAAGATAGGTGTAATAGATAACATGCTGGATAAGGTCCAGTCCATCCTCATAGGAGGTGGAATGGCGTTCACGTTCCTCAAGGCAAAGGGTATTGAGATAGGCAGGTCCTTGTGTGAAGAGGACAAGCTGGACTTTGCTAGGGAAATGATGAACAAGGCCGCCGAAAAGGGGATATCCATGGTGCTTCCTGTTGATGTGGTTGCAGCTCAGGAGGTAAAGGACGGAGTCCCTTCGATGGTGGTGCCAAGTGATGCCATTCCAGCGGATCATATGGGGTTGGACATTGGCCCTGAGAGCGTTAAGAACTTTGCCAAGGTAATAGAGGGGGCTAGAACCATCCTGTGGAACGGTCCCATGGGGGTTTTTGAGATATCCGCCTTTGCATCCGGCACCAAGGGTGTAGCTGACGCTATTGCAAAAGCCGTGCAAAACGGGTCCACGTCGGTGGTAGGCGGTGGTGATAGCGCTGCCGCTGTGGCCGCTTTCGGCATGGAGGATAAGGTAGGGCACGTTTCAACCGGAGGCGGAGCCAGCTTGGAGTTCTTCGAGGGCAAGGTTTTGCCCGGAGTTGAGATCCTGCTGGATTAG
- the tpiA gene encoding triose-phosphate isomerase translates to MLRPHIVAGNWKMHKGIEEAESFIRGLGRALEEPERNNLLEEDLLEVLIYPTALCIHSCLISRSTEMIKVGAQNGHWEEKGAYTGEISISTLIKEGSDYILIGHSERRNLFGETDDQVAKKVASVETFGGRAMLCVGELLSQRESGETFIVVRSQVEQALRGRSSAFVAQRLAIAYEPVWAIGTGKTASAQDAQEVCSYIREVVRSIMPDAADSVRVLYGGSVKVDNTFDILKERDIDGLLVGGASLDLEGFLGIIDEARRAMASKEVGKSS, encoded by the coding sequence ATGTTGAGGCCTCACATTGTGGCAGGTAACTGGAAGATGCACAAGGGCATCGAAGAGGCGGAGAGCTTTATAAGGGGGTTAGGGAGGGCCCTTGAGGAACCCGAGAGGAACAATCTTTTGGAGGAGGATCTATTGGAGGTGTTGATATACCCTACGGCCCTGTGTATTCATAGCTGTCTGATAAGCCGTTCAACCGAAATGATTAAGGTAGGAGCACAGAACGGCCATTGGGAGGAAAAAGGAGCCTACACCGGTGAAATCAGCATAAGCACCCTTATAAAGGAAGGCAGCGATTACATTCTTATAGGACATAGCGAAAGGCGGAACCTTTTTGGCGAAACCGATGATCAGGTGGCCAAGAAAGTGGCTTCAGTTGAAACCTTTGGCGGAAGGGCCATGTTATGTGTTGGGGAGTTGTTGTCCCAAAGGGAGTCTGGGGAGACCTTTATCGTGGTGAGGTCACAGGTTGAACAGGCTCTAAGGGGTCGATCTAGTGCCTTTGTGGCTCAAAGACTTGCAATAGCCTATGAGCCGGTGTGGGCCATAGGTACCGGTAAAACCGCAAGCGCACAGGATGCTCAGGAGGTATGCTCCTACATAAGGGAAGTTGTAAGGTCCATAATGCCGGATGCGGCAGATTCTGTGAGGGTTCTCTATGGAGGCAGCGTGAAGGTTGATAACACCTTTGATATCCTCAAAGAAAGGGACATTGACGGATTGCTTGTTGGCGGTGCATCCCTGGATTTAGAGGGATTTCTTGGCATCATCGACGAGGCCCGTCGTGCCATGGCCTCCAAAGAGGTTGGCAAGAGCTCTTAG
- the rsfS gene encoding ribosome silencing factor: MKDKLVQSGYGANPINENTASEDSEALFKRYRPLGIRLIDKHARDVDFIDVRDTLGVADLFVVATALNDIHMDALETEAEEFLEAHFESVRKEGKESRRWRLLDAGDVVVHIFSKDAREFYRIERIWGDSPVLRFEDPDQ, encoded by the coding sequence TTGAAAGACAAACTAGTGCAATCCGGCTACGGGGCAAATCCGATTAATGAAAATACGGCTTCAGAGGATTCGGAGGCCCTTTTTAAGCGCTATCGTCCCTTGGGCATAAGACTTATCGATAAGCATGCCAGAGATGTTGACTTCATAGATGTCAGGGATACCTTAGGGGTGGCTGATCTGTTCGTGGTGGCCACTGCGCTCAACGACATACACATGGACGCATTGGAGACAGAGGCAGAGGAATTTTTAGAGGCCCACTTTGAGTCCGTAAGAAAAGAGGGCAAGGAGAGCAGGCGTTGGCGGCTTTTGGACGCGGGGGACGTGGTGGTCCACATATTTTCCAAGGATGCAAGGGAGTTTTACAGGATAGAGCGAATATGGGGAGACTCTCCGGTACTTAGGTTTGAGGATCCGGATCAATGA
- the obgE gene encoding GTPase ObgE, translating into MKFVDMAKIRVTAGTGGNGCVSFRREKFVPKGGPDGGNGGRGGNIWLVADRNLQTLADFEYKRSYKAPDGKPGSGSGRNGKSGEDLFIKVPCGTLVYDPSTMEVYADLVSHGDMFLAARGGRGGRGNRAFASSLRKAPRFAEKGYPGDSRDLLLELRMIADLGMVGSPNAGKSSLLKSLSEANPKIAPYPFTTLTPNLGVLADHRHRLVMADIPGLIEGAHENRGLGISFLRHIQRTRMLLHVLDISSANFDAILDDWSTIRAEMEAFDRSILDKPCMVVGNKLDLLSQEDRDRLLPLMEEFFAGKGMRFVPLSALSGENVDRLVEEILRFADENPMPIHTPKVTAIEVLPGPEGIDFKTMRRRSVQVLREAEGVYRIVHPHLEDAVLRYNFDHEENLVRFGRLLRSYMVDDLLLNAGAQEGDTVLIGSMEFDFNPDLDAISAYEDEDAVLPSADENSDHVE; encoded by the coding sequence ATGAAGTTCGTCGACATGGCCAAGATAAGGGTCACAGCCGGTACCGGCGGCAACGGCTGTGTCAGCTTCCGAAGGGAAAAGTTTGTTCCCAAGGGTGGTCCAGATGGCGGCAACGGCGGCAGGGGGGGCAACATATGGTTGGTTGCGGATCGTAACCTGCAGACGCTGGCTGACTTCGAGTACAAAAGATCCTACAAGGCTCCGGACGGGAAGCCCGGAAGCGGGAGTGGCCGAAACGGCAAGTCCGGCGAGGACCTGTTCATCAAGGTCCCCTGTGGCACCTTGGTTTATGATCCCTCCACAATGGAGGTATATGCGGATTTGGTGTCCCATGGGGACATGTTCCTAGCCGCCAGGGGAGGAAGGGGAGGCAGGGGAAACAGGGCCTTTGCTAGTTCCTTGAGAAAGGCTCCCAGGTTCGCAGAAAAGGGTTATCCGGGAGATTCCAGGGATCTGCTTCTGGAGCTGAGGATGATAGCAGACCTTGGAATGGTGGGGTCTCCAAATGCGGGCAAGTCCAGCCTGTTAAAAAGTCTTAGCGAGGCCAATCCCAAGATAGCCCCTTACCCCTTTACAACCCTTACGCCTAACCTGGGAGTGCTGGCAGACCACCGCCATCGTCTTGTGATGGCAGACATTCCAGGCCTTATTGAGGGAGCTCACGAGAACAGAGGATTAGGGATATCCTTCCTAAGACATATTCAGAGGACCAGGATGCTGCTCCACGTTTTGGACATCTCATCCGCAAACTTTGATGCTATTCTCGATGACTGGAGCACCATAAGAGCCGAGATGGAGGCCTTTGACCGATCCATACTGGATAAGCCGTGCATGGTGGTGGGCAATAAGCTTGACCTATTGTCACAGGAAGACAGAGATCGTCTGCTGCCTCTTATGGAGGAGTTTTTTGCGGGGAAGGGGATGCGTTTCGTCCCCTTAAGCGCCCTCTCTGGGGAGAACGTTGATCGATTGGTGGAGGAAATACTGCGTTTCGCCGATGAAAACCCGATGCCGATTCATACTCCTAAGGTAACTGCCATAGAGGTGCTTCCCGGTCCGGAGGGAATTGACTTTAAGACCATGCGCCGCCGCAGCGTTCAAGTCCTGAGGGAAGCTGAGGGAGTATACAGGATAGTTCACCCCCATTTGGAGGATGCGGTTTTACGGTACAATTTCGACCATGAGGAGAACCTGGTGAGGTTTGGCCGGTTGTTGCGTTCTTATATGGTTGACGATCTCCTCTTGAATGCAGGGGCCCAGGAGGGAGATACCGTGTTGATAGGCTCAATGGAGTTCGACTTCAACCCCGACTTAGATGCCATAAGTGCTTACGAAGATGAAGATGCTGTATTACCCTCTGCTGATGAGAATTCTGATCATGTCGAGTGA
- the rplU gene encoding 50S ribosomal protein L21, which yields MYAIVETGGKQYRVKQGDRIRVELLKAEAGASVCLDKVLFVSKDDSVVIGSPYVDGAKVTAKVLEHGKEDKVIVFKYRRKKNYRRFRGHRQPYTDLLVEDITL from the coding sequence ATGTACGCAATAGTGGAGACCGGCGGCAAGCAGTACAGGGTAAAGCAGGGAGACAGGATAAGGGTTGAGCTCCTAAAGGCGGAGGCGGGGGCTTCCGTGTGCCTTGACAAAGTGCTCTTCGTGTCCAAGGATGATTCTGTCGTGATTGGCAGCCCTTACGTTGATGGGGCCAAGGTGACGGCCAAGGTTTTGGAGCACGGCAAGGAGGATAAGGTAATAGTTTTTAAGTATCGCCGGAAGAAGAACTATAGGCGATTCAGGGGGCATCGGCAGCCCTACACCGACCTTCTGGTGGAAGATATCACCCTCTAG
- the rpmA gene encoding 50S ribosomal protein L27, whose protein sequence is MIFVFDIQFFAHKKGQGSSSNGRDSNPKYLGLKRTDGEAVKAGTIIVRQRGTKYRPGLNVGRGKDDTLFALKDGVVKFQTKADRKFVNVVTC, encoded by the coding sequence ATGATCTTCGTTTTTGATATCCAGTTCTTTGCCCACAAGAAGGGGCAAGGCAGCAGCTCGAACGGAAGGGATAGCAACCCTAAGTACCTTGGTCTCAAGAGAACCGATGGTGAGGCGGTCAAGGCCGGAACCATAATCGTGCGCCAGAGGGGGACCAAGTATCGTCCTGGGCTTAACGTTGGCAGGGGTAAGGACGATACCCTTTTTGCGCTGAAGGACGGCGTGGTGAAATTCCAGACCAAGGCGGATCGCAAGTTTGTAAACGTTGTAACCTGCTAG
- a CDS encoding ribosomal-processing cysteine protease Prp: MTRVTFFFDSGLAVGFEAVGHSGAASRGEDVVCAAVSTLLQALELGITQVVGVRDLDFEVDPDKPLRRMIWGRLEGDGWRVLVETVRLSLKSLASSYPKHIVVSEVERNDLRF; this comes from the coding sequence ATGACCAGGGTCACGTTCTTTTTCGATAGCGGTTTGGCGGTGGGTTTTGAGGCGGTTGGACATTCAGGGGCCGCATCAAGAGGAGAGGATGTGGTGTGCGCCGCTGTTTCCACCTTGCTTCAGGCTTTGGAGTTGGGGATAACCCAAGTCGTTGGAGTCAGGGACCTTGATTTTGAGGTGGATCCCGACAAGCCACTTAGGCGGATGATCTGGGGACGCCTGGAGGGTGACGGTTGGCGGGTTTTGGTGGAGACGGTGAGGTTGTCGCTAAAGTCTTTGGCGTCCTCGTATCCTAAGCACATAGTCGTTTCGGAGGTGGAGCGAAATGATCTTCGTTTTTGA
- a CDS encoding LCP family protein gives MLTSFAAGAYVRFRAEVSVPVEKIKDTISIDMGKKLTGSLNILLLGEDNVEGSRRTDSIALAFVDLDAKTVKVISLPRDTRVNIPGHGFQKLNHSYAFGGVDLLKSTIMSNLGVPIHYYVLLDYGSFARMIDSIGGVDVYVPKRMRYVDRAGGLNINLERGFQHLDGERSLHFVRFRHDAMGDIGRVQRQQEFIKAVLNKLKSPEMVTKVPQFVKEAVSIIKTDMPLSAALQLGGFLSEIDKGSVLFTMLPGKPSYIKGVSYWLPEMEGFRRICAMSITELSSPNTASQDVGATYGVPISTASDRDVYEDKGTKTQVSVNEGLEGADFKGLVKSITVPVAILNGTGKKGLGQIASETFQKMGVEVIYTGNAKHFDYRASLVLYPDGANQDTIRAAKSMAKLCGIRDSMVRSGRQAMFASLVLGGDYKEILENLNEARKYLDSQ, from the coding sequence GTGCTTACGTCTTTTGCGGCCGGAGCATATGTGCGGTTCCGCGCTGAGGTATCCGTACCGGTAGAGAAGATAAAGGATACCATCTCGATTGACATGGGCAAGAAGTTAACGGGATCGTTGAACATACTTTTGCTTGGGGAGGATAACGTAGAAGGCTCCAGGCGAACGGACAGCATAGCCCTGGCGTTCGTGGACCTGGATGCTAAGACCGTTAAGGTGATCTCTCTGCCACGGGACACTAGGGTAAACATTCCGGGCCACGGATTTCAAAAGCTAAATCACTCCTATGCCTTTGGTGGGGTAGATCTGCTCAAATCCACGATAATGTCCAATTTAGGGGTACCCATACACTATTATGTATTGCTGGATTACGGCAGCTTTGCCAGAATGATTGATTCTATTGGCGGAGTAGATGTATACGTGCCAAAGCGTATGCGGTATGTGGATAGGGCGGGTGGACTCAACATAAACCTCGAAAGGGGTTTCCAACATTTAGACGGGGAAAGATCCCTACACTTCGTGCGATTCCGTCACGATGCAATGGGTGACATCGGAAGGGTTCAACGCCAACAGGAGTTCATCAAGGCCGTACTTAACAAGCTGAAAAGCCCAGAGATGGTCACAAAGGTACCACAGTTCGTGAAAGAGGCCGTAAGTATCATAAAGACCGACATGCCCCTTTCAGCCGCACTGCAGCTAGGTGGCTTCCTAAGCGAGATAGATAAGGGAAGCGTTCTTTTTACCATGTTGCCAGGCAAACCAAGCTATATAAAGGGAGTAAGCTACTGGCTCCCGGAGATGGAAGGCTTTAGGCGCATATGTGCCATGAGCATTACGGAGCTATCTAGCCCCAACACGGCTTCCCAAGACGTTGGCGCCACCTATGGGGTACCCATTTCTACCGCATCAGACAGGGATGTGTACGAAGATAAAGGGACAAAAACCCAAGTGAGCGTAAATGAGGGGCTGGAAGGCGCCGATTTTAAGGGGTTAGTCAAATCCATAACTGTACCCGTTGCGATTTTAAACGGGACTGGCAAAAAGGGGTTAGGGCAGATCGCCTCTGAGACATTTCAAAAAATGGGGGTAGAAGTAATATACACAGGCAACGCTAAACACTTTGACTATAGGGCGAGCCTGGTCCTTTATCCCGATGGAGCAAACCAAGACACCATACGGGCCGCTAAAAGCATGGCCAAACTATGCGGGATAAGGGACTCCATGGTACGCTCAGGACGTCAGGCTATGTTCGCAAGCCTAGTCTTAGGAGGAGACTACAAGGAGATTTTGGAAAACCTTAACGAAGCAAGGAAATATCTGGACTCCCAATGA
- the gap gene encoding type I glyceraldehyde-3-phosphate dehydrogenase, whose amino-acid sequence MDKIKVAINGFGRIGRLSLRAFFEKQDNRFEVVAVNDLTPPASLAYLFKYDSVFRRFPGSVEVDGDVLVINGHRVKALAEPDPAKLPWKEMGVDLVVESTGRFTDAAKAKAHIEAGAKKVVITAPATDEDITIVMGVNEKDYDPSKHHVISNASCTTNCLAPVAKVLHERFGIVKGLMTTAHSYTNDQKTLDFPHKNLSRGRAAALSIIPTSTGAAKAIGKVMPELKGKLNGFALRVPTPDVSVVDLVVELSRKASAEEINEAVKEYAEGPLKGILAYEPEDLVSMDFVQDSHSSIFAPKHTMVIDNMAKVLSWYDNEWGYSCRVVDLVNYIVERGL is encoded by the coding sequence ATGGATAAGATCAAGGTGGCTATTAACGGTTTTGGCAGGATAGGGCGTCTTTCGCTCCGGGCCTTTTTCGAGAAGCAGGATAACCGCTTCGAAGTGGTTGCGGTGAACGACCTCACCCCGCCGGCTTCCCTGGCGTATCTTTTCAAGTACGACTCGGTGTTTCGCCGCTTCCCAGGAAGCGTAGAAGTGGATGGGGATGTGCTGGTTATAAATGGGCACAGGGTGAAGGCGTTGGCTGAGCCGGATCCTGCCAAGCTGCCTTGGAAGGAAATGGGAGTTGATTTGGTGGTTGAGTCCACTGGTAGGTTCACCGACGCTGCCAAGGCCAAGGCGCACATTGAAGCCGGCGCCAAGAAGGTGGTCATAACCGCCCCTGCAACCGATGAGGATATCACCATAGTTATGGGGGTCAACGAGAAGGATTACGATCCCTCCAAGCACCACGTCATCTCCAACGCATCTTGCACCACAAACTGCCTGGCTCCAGTGGCTAAGGTGCTCCATGAGCGGTTTGGTATAGTAAAGGGACTTATGACCACCGCCCACTCTTACACTAACGACCAGAAGACCTTGGACTTTCCGCACAAGAACCTTTCTAGGGGAAGGGCTGCGGCGCTTTCTATAATCCCCACCAGCACTGGGGCTGCGAAGGCCATAGGCAAGGTCATGCCGGAGCTCAAGGGGAAGCTCAACGGATTTGCCCTTAGGGTTCCCACCCCAGATGTGTCCGTGGTGGACTTGGTGGTGGAGTTGTCCAGGAAGGCCTCCGCGGAAGAGATCAACGAGGCGGTCAAGGAGTACGCAGAGGGTCCCCTCAAGGGTATCCTGGCCTATGAGCCGGAGGATCTGGTGTCCATGGATTTCGTTCAGGACAGCCATTCCTCTATCTTTGCCCCCAAGCATACCATGGTGATAGATAACATGGCCAAGGTGCTTTCTTGGTATGACAACGAATGGGGATACAGCTGCAGGGTGGTTGACCTGGTTAACTACATCGTGGAGAGGGGACTGTAA
- a CDS encoding amylo-alpha-1,6-glucosidase — protein MYLGKADVNTYDKGAGREFLVSDGQGSYCFSTVIGANTRLAHGLLVKKLDPKGNHKVLVSKLEETLFIGGKKYQLSTNRYKDLIYPDGFRYLQEYQASPMPSMLFVIHSALFRKSIFMPQGMGCTIVKYELIASPERVRLEVRPLVSHRDVQSLCGSRLDFSCSVSDNEVVVKGGGMTTKIGATDGEWIEKNLWFDRVVYEQEENCQGVVCEDLWSPGFLQLDMQEGDSVYVILCSSDGGVCRSKAEIAALEKEAVQGAHRLVASVPMDPKTSAIRDLVMASSHLVEEGNGSSPCIYSGYPSMKVLARETFVSMPGLLVSTGRHAVAEGVLNRWLTLAEANDWVVPSEVDGEEAKIEGVDSGLWLAYGAQKLYEAVDNPDSKEDLWRKVLSVIDRYSRPMDVLQLNLSDDGMLFLATDDPSRHWMNGIVDGEAVVIRKGYLVEVNALWYNALRFAEQVCELIGDVDLRDRYARMADMCAKSFKETFWNKEGGYLYDWVDPSCKLDPSIRPNQILAISLPCSPLDPVMGRSVLDVCWNELYTTYGLRTLEPKHDKFKGRQEGRMDQRIKAKFRGMAWPWLLGHFITAYLKFNPNRIDIGWIFMRPFNSHMRHGCLGGIAEFFDGIMPYKPHGDVLYSASLGEVLRVLQEDLLNPMGVA, from the coding sequence ATGTACCTGGGAAAGGCTGATGTCAACACCTACGATAAGGGGGCGGGGAGGGAGTTCCTCGTCTCCGATGGCCAGGGTAGCTACTGTTTCTCTACCGTAATAGGGGCTAACACCAGGCTTGCGCACGGTCTTCTAGTAAAGAAGCTGGACCCCAAGGGCAACCATAAGGTTTTGGTAAGCAAGCTTGAGGAGACCCTCTTCATCGGAGGGAAGAAGTATCAGCTATCCACCAACCGCTACAAGGATCTCATCTATCCCGACGGCTTCCGCTACCTTCAGGAGTATCAGGCATCCCCCATGCCCTCCATGTTATTCGTGATACACAGTGCCTTGTTTAGGAAATCCATATTTATGCCCCAGGGTATGGGGTGCACCATAGTTAAATATGAGCTGATTGCCTCGCCCGAGCGAGTTAGACTCGAGGTGCGTCCCCTCGTGTCGCACAGGGACGTGCAGTCCCTCTGTGGATCGCGTTTGGATTTTAGCTGCAGCGTGTCGGACAATGAGGTTGTCGTAAAGGGAGGGGGCATGACAACCAAAATAGGGGCCACCGATGGCGAATGGATAGAAAAAAACCTGTGGTTTGATCGGGTGGTCTACGAACAGGAGGAGAATTGCCAGGGGGTGGTATGCGAAGATCTTTGGTCCCCGGGCTTTTTGCAGCTTGACATGCAGGAGGGAGATTCTGTTTACGTAATACTGTGCTCTTCCGATGGGGGAGTCTGCAGGTCAAAGGCCGAGATAGCAGCTCTTGAGAAAGAGGCCGTTCAGGGAGCCCATAGGCTGGTTGCCTCCGTTCCAATGGATCCCAAGACCAGTGCCATAAGGGATCTGGTGATGGCTTCGTCCCATCTGGTGGAGGAGGGTAACGGAAGCAGTCCTTGCATATATTCCGGTTATCCTTCTATGAAGGTGCTTGCCAGGGAGACATTTGTTTCAATGCCAGGTCTTCTGGTGTCTACGGGAAGGCATGCGGTGGCAGAGGGGGTTTTGAATCGGTGGCTAACCCTTGCGGAGGCTAATGATTGGGTTGTTCCTTCGGAGGTTGATGGAGAAGAAGCAAAAATTGAGGGCGTTGATTCCGGCTTGTGGCTTGCGTATGGGGCCCAGAAGCTTTACGAGGCCGTGGACAACCCCGACTCCAAGGAAGACCTTTGGAGGAAGGTCCTTTCTGTAATAGACCGTTATTCTCGTCCCATGGATGTGCTCCAGCTGAACCTATCCGATGACGGAATGCTGTTTTTAGCCACCGATGACCCATCAAGACATTGGATGAACGGGATTGTGGATGGCGAGGCGGTAGTAATCAGGAAAGGGTACTTAGTTGAGGTAAACGCCCTTTGGTACAATGCCCTTCGATTCGCGGAGCAGGTTTGCGAACTAATCGGGGACGTGGATTTGCGAGATAGATATGCCCGCATGGCGGATATGTGTGCTAAATCCTTTAAGGAGACCTTCTGGAATAAAGAGGGAGGATACCTTTACGATTGGGTGGATCCTTCCTGCAAGCTTGATCCATCTATAAGGCCAAACCAGATCCTGGCCATATCGCTTCCCTGTTCACCGTTGGATCCGGTAATGGGAAGGTCCGTGTTGGATGTTTGTTGGAACGAGCTTTATACCACCTATGGCCTTAGAACCCTTGAACCTAAGCACGATAAGTTCAAGGGTCGTCAAGAGGGTCGTATGGATCAACGGATTAAGGCTAAATTCAGGGGAATGGCCTGGCCTTGGTTGCTTGGTCACTTCATAACCGCTTATTTAAAATTTAATCCCAACAGGATCGACATAGGGTGGATCTTTATGCGCCCCTTCAACTCCCACATGCGGCACGGTTGCCTTGGTGGTATAGCTGAGTTCTTTGACGGGATAATGCCATACAAGCCTCATGGCGACGTGTTGTATTCTGCAAGCCTTGGGGAAGTCTTGCGGGTTCTTCAGGAGGATTTGTTAAATCCCATGGGGGTTGCCTAA